In the genome of Agromyces sp. CF514, the window ACCCCGGCCTCATCGCGTTCGCGATCGGGGCCGTGGTCAGCGCGGTGCTGGCGCTCGGGCCGATCGGCCTCGGCGCCGTCGGCCTCGACGTCTCGACCCAGGTGTACGCGATGGCGCTCACCGCCGTCGGCTACCAGGCGGTGATGTTCGCGCTGCTGACCAAGCTCTACGCGAGACACGAGGGGTTCTTCATCCCCAGGAGCAAGGCCTTCGAGCGGGTGGCCGAACGGGCGACGCTCGAGTCCGGTGCGCTCATCGGCGTCGGCCTCTTCGTGGCCGGCCTCATCATCGGCATCGTGCAGTTCTCCGCGTGGGCGGCCGGCGGCTTCGGTACGCAGGACGCCGTCGACACCGTGCGACTCGCCATCCCCGCCGCACTGCTCATGATCCTCGGGGTGCAGACGATCATGGCGGGAATGTTCCTCGGCGTGATCTCGATCCCGGTCAGGCGTCATTGACCCCGCGGATCTCGGTCGCTCTGGGCACCCGCAACGGCGCCGCGTACCTGGCCGACCAGCTCGGCAGCGTCCTCGCGCAGTCGACGGCCGTCGACGAGGTGGTGCTCTCCGACGACGACTCCTCCGATGACACCGTCGCCCTCGCCGAACGGCTCATCGCGACCCACCGCGACCGCGGCGGCCGTACCGAGCTTCGCGTGCTACGCAACAGCCCGGCGCTCGGGGTCACCGCGAACTTCGAGCAGGCCCTGCGCGCCGCGACCGGTGATCTCATCGCGCTCTGCGATCAAGACGACGTCTGGCGATCCGACCGCATCGCCGCGGCAGTCGCGCGATTCGAAGCCGACCCCGACCTGCAGCTGGTCGCCTCCGACGCCAGGCTGGTCGACGCCCAGGGCGAGCCGCTCCCGCACACCCTGTTCGACACGCTCGGCGTCGACGCTGCCTTGCGGGCCCGATTCGCCGGCGGCGGCGCGACCGACGAGATGCTGAAGCGCAACATCCTCACGGGGGCGACCATGATGGTGCGCCGCGAACTCGTCGAGCTGGCAGTGCCGTTCCCGGCGAGCTGGGTGCACGACGAATGGCTCGGCATCGTCGCCGCAGCGAGCGGGGGAGCGCTGATCCTCGAGGAGCCGTTGATCGACTACCGCCAGCACGGGGCGAACGAGATCGGCGTCACCAAGCTCTCGCTCGACGGCAAGCTCGGTCGGCTCCGGCAGCCGCGCACGAATCGCGACGCCCGCTTGCTCAGCCGTGCCGACGACCTGCACGCCCGTGCCGGCGGCTTCGCCGACGCGGCGTTCGTGGCGGCGACAGCCGAGAAGCTCGAGCACGAGCGCGTCAGATCGGCGCTTCCGGCCGCACGCCCCGCACGGATCGCACCCGTGCTGCGCGAGGCCCGCACCGGCAGGTACTCGCGGTACGGCCTAGGCGCGCAGGACATCCTGCGCGATCTGGTGCAGCCGGTCTGATCCGCCGCTCGGTCCGCGTCCCTGCGCGCGCTGGTCTGCGCGGTGGTCAGCGCGGTGGTCAGCGCGCGCTGGCCAACGCGTCGCGCCAGCTCATGTCGCGGGCCGACTTCACCGCGCAGACCACCAGGAGCATCCAACCGCCCTCGACGAGCACGAAGCTCTCGGCGAACGAGGTGATCGCGATCGCGACGAGCATGAGCGCCGGCCACAGGTAGACGACGCTCCGCCGCCCGGTGGCGAGCAGCCAGGCGCGCACGAGCGCGGTGCCGATGAGCGCGGCGAACAGCAGGAGGCCGATGACGCCGACCTGGAAGTACACGTCGACGTAAGCGCTGAGCGCCGAGGTGTGCTGTCGACCCGTCGCGGCCTCGATCCAGAGGTAGGGCGACGAGGCCGGCCATGAACCGACCCACCCCCAGCCCTGCAGCGGGTTCAATGCGAGGTAACGGGATGCCTCGCGCCACAGGTCGAGGCGCACGTCGAACTCGGCGCGCGCGTCGAGCAGTTCGATGATGCGGATGCGGATCAGCCAGACCGTCACGAGCACGACGACCGTGGTCGCGAGCAGGGCGATCTGCCACCGCCATCTCGTCGCCGGCTCGACGCGACGCAGCCCGTAGATCGCCGCGAGTGCGACGAGTGCGACCGCGAGCGTGACCCAGGCCGTCGGCGAACCCGAGAGCACCACGCAGACGAGGGCGAGCACGATCGACGCGATCGCCCGACCTTTCGGCACGATGTGGGTGCGCCATTCGACGATGAAGGTGAGCAGTGCGATGACGGCGATGAATCCGAGCAGGTTGCGCGAGCCGAAGATGCCCTGGATCGGGCCGAGCGACGTGATGTCGCCCTGGATGCCGAGGAACCGGATCGGCAGGTCGAGCAGGATGCCAGAGAGGATCTCGAGCGCGAGCGAGACGCCGAGCAGCACCCTGGCGACGTCGCCGTAGGCGCGCACGATCTGGATGGTGTCGCGCATGAGCGCGACGTACACGCCGATGATGGCGAACGCGATGAGGTAGACGACCCTCGCGGCGCTCGCACCGGGCGTCGTGCTCCAGAGCACGGACACGGCGCACCAGCCCACGAAGACGAGGATCGAGAGCGGCAGGATGCCGTACCACTCGACCGCCCGCCATCTCGCGACGAGCGAGGCGGCGCACAGCGCGAGCAGGCCCGCGAGGATCGCGAGCAGGCCTGGCCATCCGATGAGGCTGCGGATCAGGTGCGTCGAGAGCGCGACGCCGATCGCGGTCAGCGAGAGCGCCTGCGCGAACCGGGCCGATCCGACGAATTCCCGCAGCGGCTTGAGCGAGCCGGTGTCGCTCATGCGGACGGCGGCGGTGTCGGCGTCGGCGGCTCGGCCAGCGCCACCGCACGCGAACGGGCGGGACGGGGCACGGCCGGCAGCGGGTCGTTCGTCCACTGTCTGCGCTTGGTGCCCCAGGCGATCGCGATGAGCAGCAGCCAGCCGATCTCGATGAGCAGTCGGCTCTCGGCGAGGCTCTGTCCGAGCAGCGCGAACAGCACGAGCAGCGGCAGCAGCGACGCCGTGGAGTAGGGAAGGGGCCGGCCCGCGGCATCCCGTGGCTGGTCGACCGCGAGGAACCATGAGCGCCAGACCGCGCCGATGACGATGGAGAGGAACGCGATCAGGCCGAGCACGCCGAGCTGCATCCACACGTCGAGCCAGGCGTTGTGCGCCTGCAGGTAGGTGACGCCCTTGCGCACGGCGAGATCCTTGAACGGCTCGACCCACGGCACCCAGTAGCCCACGTAGCCCCAGCCCGCGATCGGCCGTTGCTGCGCGAGGTCGATCACGCTCGCCCAGATGTCGGTGCGCCCGGTCAGGTCCTCGCCCTTGCCGAAGAGCTGCAGCAGCAGGTTCCACGAGAGCGCGAGCAGGGTGACGGATGCCGCGACGACGCCGGCTGCGGCCCAGTAGACCTTGCGGCGGTGCTGGGCTCCGACCCGCCGCGTCCAGAGGGCGAACACGAGCACGACGGCGACGAGCGCGGCGACGAGGATCATCGTCGACGAACGGGTGAGGGCGAAGACGAGCCCGGCGACGACGAGCCAGGAGATGCCGGGCGCTCGGCGCATGCTGCCGGCCGCGAGCAGGCAGCCGAAGACGATGAGGCCGAGCAGGGCGATCATGCCCAGCAGGTTCCGGCTGGCGACGATGCCCTCGATGGGGCCGCCGTGCAGCAGCAGGCCGCGCGACCAGTAGAAGGCCATCGGGAGCTTCTCGCCCGTGACGTCGAAGTCGGGGAAGTTCGGCAGCAGCGGTTCGCGCACGAACACCGCGACCCAGAGCTCGAACGCGATCGAGAGCGCGAGGATCCACTTGATCGCCGATGCGAGCGACATGACGATGCGCGACCAGGGCAGGCACAGCACGAGGGTCACGGCGGCGAACGTCGTGACGAGGAGGATCGCGAGTCCGAGGGCGGTCGCCCCCGGATAGAACGACCAGAGCAGCGAGAGCGCGGCCAGGAGCAGGAACGCGAGCGTCGACTTCGGTGTGCGGCGCCACTTCCAGCCGGGGCGCACGTGCACGAGGAGCACGATGCCGCCGACGACCACGATCGCGACGGCGGCGCCGAACCCCCACCAGCCCAGCAGGTTGCGCCAGAACTGGCCGGCGAACGCGGTGAACAGCACGAACGTCGCGTACGCGCCCGCGAGGGCAGGGCGTCGGGCCGGGGTCATGCGGTCAAGGCTATCGCGCCGGGTCGGGCGGTCACGCGAGGCGACCGGTCGCGTGCCCGGACGGAGGATGCCGCGGGCGAACGTTCGCCCGCGGCATCCGATCGCCGTCGTGGTGGAGCTCAGACGAACGCGGCCTTGCCGGTGATCGAGCGGCCGACGATGAGGGTGTTCATCTCGCGCGTGCCCTCGTAGGAGTAGAGCGCCTCGGCGTCGGCGAAGAATCGCGCGACGTCGTACTCGAGCGTGATGCCGTTGCCGCCGCACGCCTCGCGCGCCCAGGCGACGGTCTCGCGCATGCGCGCCGTCGTGAATGCCTTCGCGAGGGCCGAGTGCTCGTCGCGCTGCTCGCCGCGGTCGAGCATCTCGGAGACGCGCACGACCATGCCGAGCGACGCGGTGATGTTGCCGAGGCTCTTCACGAGCAGGTCCTGCACGAGCTGGTGCGAGCCGATGGGCTTGCCGAACTGCACGCGCTCGCCCGCGTACTTCACCGCGGCCTCGTAGGCGCCCATCGCGGTGCCGACGGCGGCCCACGCGACCTCGGCACGGGTCAGGCGAAGCACGCTCGCGGTGTCGCGGAACGAGTTGGCGTTCTGCAGGCGGAGGGACTCGGGCACGACCACGCCGTCGAGCACGATGTTCGCGTTCTGCACGGCGCGCAGGCTGATCTTGCCCTCGATCTTCGTGGCCGAGTAGCCGGGCGTCGAGGTGGGCACGATGAAGCCCTTCACCTGGTTGTCGTCGACGTCCTTCGCCCAGATGATCGTGATGTCGCTGAAGGTGGCGTTGCCGATCCAGCGCTTCTCGCCGTTCAACACCCAGCTGTCGCCGTCGCGCTTCGCGGTGGTGCGCAGGCCCTGCGCCGAGTCGGAGCCCGACAGCGGCTCGGTCAGGCCGAAGGCGCCGATGACCTCGCCGCTCGCGAGCTTGGGGATCCATTCGTCGCGCTGCTCCTTCGAGCCGCACACGCTGAGGGTGCCGGTCGCGAGACCGTTCTGCACGCCGACGAAGGTCGCGACCGACGCGTCGACGCGCGCGAGCTCCATGGCCACGAACCCGCGGAACACCGCGGAGTTCTCGAACGGCTTCGTCTCGTCCCACGCGTACGACAGGGTGCCGAGCTCGGCGAGCGGCTTCACGATCTGCATGGGGAACTCGGCGCGGTCCCAGTAGTCGCCCACGATGGGCTTCACGTCGGCCTCGAGCCACGCGCGCAGCTCGGCGATCGCCTGCTGCTCGCGTGCGGTGAGGAGGGATTCGTACGAGTAGAAGTCGCTCGCGAGCGGCTCGAAGGTCATGACTGCTCCAATGCATCGTCGGATGCCACGAGCCTACGTCCGCGGTCTCGCGGGCCTTCGGCCGTTGGTAGTTTTGACTGAATTCTCGGAAGGGGCCACCTCGGATGTTTGTGTCCATCGGCAATACCCCGCGCGACTACGCGTGGGGCTCGACGACCGCGATCGCAGGCTTCCGCGGGGTGCCCGCATCGGGAGGCCCCGAGGCCGAGCTCTGGCTCGGCGCGCACGCCGGGTCGCCCGCGCGCATCACGCACCCGGAGGCGCTCGGTCACGCAGACCTGGCCGAGTGGATCGCGGCAGACCCCGTCGCGGCGCTGGGCCCAGACCACGCCGCGAAGGGCGCACGGCTGCCGTTCCTGCTCAAGGTGCTCGCCGCCGCCGAGCCGCTGTCGCTCCAGGCGCATCCCACGCCGGAGCAGGCGCGCGCCGGGTTCGCACGCGAGGAGGCCGAGGGTCCCGAGCTGACGGCCTTCGACCGCAACTACAAGGACGCGTTCCACAAGCCCGAGCTCATCGTCGCCGTGAGCGACACGTTCGACGCGCTCTCGGGCTTCCGTCCCCTCGACGAGATCGCCGGCGTGCTGCGGGTGCTCCGCGAGGCGGATGCCGCCTCCGCGGCCGGTGAGCCCGAGCCCGGCGCGCTCGACCTCCTCGCCGAGCACCTCGACACGGCGGAGCCCCTCCGGGACACGGTCGAATGGCTGCTGCGCGACGGGCGCGGCGGCGACACCGGCGAGGTCGCGTGGGTGACCGAGCGCGTGACGGCACTCGCGGCATCCGCCGTCGCCCTCGATTCCGCCTACGCCCGCTCGTTCGAGACCGTCGGCGCGCTCGCCGAGGTGTATCCCGGCGACCCCGGCATCGTGATCTCGCTGCTGCTGAACCGCGTGCGACTGGTGCGCGGCGAGTCGCTGTTCCTCGCCGCCGGCAACATCCACGCGTACCTCGAGGGCCTCGGCATCGAGCTCATGGCCGCGAGCGACAACGTTCTGCGCGGCGGCCTCACGCCCAAGCACATCGACGTCGACGAACTGCTCGACGTGCTCGACTTCACGCCGATCGCCCCGCCCCGCCTCTCGCCCGAGCGGGTGGGCGAGCGCGTCGAGGCGTTCCGGCCCGACGTGCCCGACTTCGTGCTCTACCGGGTCGACGGCGCGGGAGCCTCGGATGCCGCGTCGGCGCCCATCGCGCTCGACGGCCCCGCCATCGTGGTCGCCGAGGGCGGCGACGTCGTCGTCACGGGCGCCTCGGGCGCGGCACCCGTCGCGCGTGGCGAGTCGCTCTACGTGACACCCGACGAGTCGCCGGTCTCGGTGACCGGTGCGGGCATCGCGTGGATCGCGACGACCGGGCGCTGACCGGCGACGCGCCCCGCGCTCAGGCCGGCTGCGCGACGAGTCGCTCGTCGGCCGACGAGGGCCGCCCGCCGAACACCCGGCGGTAGGCCGTCGGGGTGGTCTGCAGCACCTTCACGAAGTGGTGGCGCATGACCGCGGCCGCACCGAACCCGGTCTCGCGCGCGATCTCCTCGAGCGGGAGGTCGGTCTCCTCGAGGAGCTGCTGCGCGCGCAGGAGGCGCTGGCGGTTGAGCCAGGCGTTGGGCGTCGTGCCCGTCTCGGCGCGGAACCGACGTGCGAACGTGCGCGGCGACATGAGCGCCTTGCGGGCGAGCAGGTCGACCGTGAGGTCCTCGTCGAGGTGCTCGAGCATCCAGGCGGTGACCGTCGCGAACGAGTCGGTGCGGCATTCGGGCACCGGGGTCTGGATGAACTGCGACTGGCCGCCGTCGCGCTGCGGGGGCACGACCATGCGCCGCGCGACGATGTTCGCGGCGGCCGCGCCGAGCTCGGTGCGCACGATGTGCAGCGCGGCATCGATGCCCGCGGCCGTGCCGGCGCCGGTCACGACCTTCTCGTCCTGCACGAAGAGCACGTCGGGATCGACGACCGTGTCGGGGAAGGTCTCGGCCATGAGGTCGGTGTACATCCAGTGCGTGGTCGCACGGCGACCAGCCAGCACGCCGGCGTGGCCCAGCGTGAACGCGCCGGAGCAGACCGAGAGCACCCAGGCGCCGCGGGCGACGGCCTGGCGGATGACGTCGAGCACGCGCTCGTCGGGCTCGCTGCCGATGAGGGAGGCGGGCACGGCCACGAGGTCGGCCTCGTAGGCGAAGGAGAGGTCCTCGTGCACGACGACGTCGAAGCCGAGCTTCGTCGAGATGGGGCCGGGGTCGGCGGCGACGACGTGGAAGTCGAACGTCGGCCCGCCCTGCGCGGAGCGGTCGATGCCGAACACCTCGCACACGACGCCGAACTCGAAGGGCGCCATCTGGTCGAGGGCGATGCAGGCGACGGATCTGAGCACGAGGCCTCCTTGGCAGAAAGTGGTCGGTAGTTGTCAACACTGCCACTGTCGGCAGGATATGACAAGAGCGAGACTTTCTGCCATGACCATTCTCCTGATCCTCACCATCGCCGCGCTGGCCGTCTGGGCGGTCGCCGGAGCAGCACTCTCGGCCTCGCGCGACGGCTACCACCGCCTCGACGCACGCGACGCGTCCCGCAGAACCCCCGTTAGCATCGACTGAGGCCTGCCGACCGGGCGCGCCCGGAAAGGCAGGACATGAGCTGGCTCGTCACCGGAGGCGCCGGGTACATCGGAGCGCACGTCGTACGCGCGTTCCGCGCGCAGGGCATCGACGCGGTCGTGATCGACGACCTCTCCTCCGGCAAGGAGGCGTTCGTGCCCCACGGCGTCCCGCTCGTGCGCGGCTCGATCCTCGACGGCGCGCTCCTCGAGCAGGCCATGTCCGACCACGGCGTGCAGGGCGTCGTGCACCTCGCGGGCTTCAAGTACGCGGGCGTGTCCGTGAACCGGCCGCTGCACACCTACGAGCAGAACGTGACGGGCACGGCGACCCTCCTCGCGGCGATGGCGAACTCGGGCGTCGACCGCCTGGTGTTCTCGTCGAGCGCGGCGGTCTACGGCACGCCCGACGTCGACCTCGTGACCGAGTCGACCCCGAAGCACCCCGAGTCGCCCTACGGCGAGTCCAAGCTCATCGGCGAATGGCTCATCGCCGACCAGGCGAAGGCGGCGGGGCTCCGCCACACCAGCCTGCGGTACTTCAACGTCGTCGGCTCCGGTTCGACCGACGTCTACGACGCGAGCCCGCACAACCTGTTCCCGCTCGTGTTCGACGCGCTGCTCGAGGGGCGCACCCCTCGCATCAACGGCACCGACTACCCGACGCCCGACGGCACGTGCGTGCGCGACTACATCCACGTCGCCGACCTCGCCGAGGCGCACGTCGTCGCGGCGAGGCGGCTCGACGCGGGCGAGCCCCTCGAGCCCGTCTACAACCTCGGCTCGGGCGACGGCGTCTCGGTCGGCGAGATCATGACCGCGGTCGCCGACGCGACGGGCATCTCGTTCGTCCCGGATGTCGCGCCCCGCCGCACCGGCGACCCCGCCCGGATCGTCGCCTCCGGCGAGCTCGCCGCGCGCGATCTCGACTGGCGCATGCGGCATTCGCTCGCCGACATGGTGACGAGCGCATGGGAGGCACGCCGGGCGGCGACCGACGCGTAGGCGCCGACGCGCGACATCCGCCCTGCGCTCAGATCACAACTCTCCAACGCCCTCGGCGTGTCGATCGCGTGTCGAAGCCTCGACGCCCGATCGAGGGTTTACGATCTGCGACTTGACTCTCGCGAACTACACCGGTGTAATTGGTCATGACACACCCTCTGGGTGGTCGGTACAACTGGGTGGGAGACGATATGAGCAATCCTGAATATCGTTCTGGAGTACCTGACGATTGGTTCGTCGATCCGGTTCGGCTCGGCGTTCCTGGGGTTCGTCCGGGAGCCGGCGACGACAATCCGCTGGCATGGCAGAGCGACGCACTGTGCGCGCAGACCGATCCGGAGGCGTTCTTCCCTGAGAAGGGCGGTTCCACGCGCGACGCGAAGAAGATCTGCACGGGCTGCGAGGTCCGGGCGCAGTGCCTCGAATACGCGTTGGGCAACGATGAGCGGTTCGGCATCTGGGGCGGACTGTCCGAACGCGAACGCCGCAAGCTCCGCAAACGGGCGGTCTGAGCGAACACGCGCCGTCACCTCTCGAAGGTGACGGCGCGTTCGTCGTGTGAGGCCCGAATCGGATTCGGGGCGCGCCCGCGCAGTTCCGGATCCCGCGCATCGCGCCGCCTAGGCTGTCCCCGATGTTCCCCAGAGTCACCGCCGTCCTCGTCGCTCGCCACGGCGGCGACCGCCTACGGCACACGTTGGACGCCGTCCGTGCGCAGGGCCGACGGCCCGATGCGCTCGTCATCGTGCTCACGAAGCCCGAGGGCGACGCGCGCGAGATCGCCGCCTCCGCCGGCGCGACGCACCTCGTCGAGTCGAACGAGGCCCTGTCGTTCGGCGAGGCCGTGCGGGCAGGGGAGCGCGTGCTCGAGCCTCCGGCCGACGAGGCCGACGCCCTGTGGCTGCTCGCCGAGGACTCGGCTCCCGAGCCCGACGTGCTCGAGGCGCTGCTCGCGACGCTCGTCAACGGCCGCTCGATCGCCGTCGCCGGGCCCAAGCTCGTGCGCTGGGACGCGCCCGACCGGCTCGTGGGCCTCGGCCGCACCATGACGCGACTCGGCCGATCGGTGCCCGTCGTGCCGGAGGAACTCGACCAGGGGCAGCACGACGACCAGAGCGACGTGCTCGGGCTCGACCCCGCCGGCCTCCTCGTACGCCATCAGGTCTGGCAGGCGCTCGACGGATTCGACCCCGCGCTCCCGGTCGTCGACGACGGACTCGACCTCGGCGTCCGGGCGCGCCTCGCCGGACACCGGGTCGTGGTGGTGCCGCAGGCCCGCATGCGCTTCGCGCGCGACGGCATCGCGGGCCCGCAGGCCGGCGACCGCGCATCATCCCGCCGCCGCACCGACCGGCTCGCACGCGCCGCCGCGCTGCATCGACGGCTCGCGTACGCGCCCGCGGCCGCGGTCCCGCTGCACTGGCTCACGTTCCTCCCGCTGGCGCTGCTGCGGTCCGTGGTGGCACTGCTCGGAAAACGCCCCGGCGCGATCCCCGGCGAGTTCGCTGCGGCCTTCGCCACGATGTTCGGCGGCATGCGGGTGCCCAGGTCCCGACGCGTCCTCGCGTCGGCGAAGACCACGGGCTGGTCGGCCGTCGCCCCCCTGCGCCTGCAGCCCGACGAGGCGCGCCGACGCCGCGAGGCGGCCGCCGAGGAACGCCGCATCCGCGCTCGTGGCCGCACCGACGACGTGGCGTTCATCGGCACGGGCGGCGGCTGGGTGCTGCTCGTGTCCGCCGTGGCATCCGTCGTGCTGTTCTCCTGGTTGCTGGGTGCGGGCGGAGTCGGCGGCGGAGGACTGCTGCCGCTCTCGAACGGCCTCGCCGAACTGTGGCGCAACGCGGCCTACGGCTGGCGCGACATCGGAGCCGGGTTCGTCGGTGCCGCCGATCCGTTCGCCGGACTGCTGGCCGTGCTCGGATCGATCACGTTCTGGGCGCCCTCCGTCGCGCTCGTCGGCGTCTGGC includes:
- the galE gene encoding UDP-glucose 4-epimerase GalE; amino-acid sequence: MSWLVTGGAGYIGAHVVRAFRAQGIDAVVIDDLSSGKEAFVPHGVPLVRGSILDGALLEQAMSDHGVQGVVHLAGFKYAGVSVNRPLHTYEQNVTGTATLLAAMANSGVDRLVFSSSAAVYGTPDVDLVTESTPKHPESPYGESKLIGEWLIADQAKAAGLRHTSLRYFNVVGSGSTDVYDASPHNLFPLVFDALLEGRTPRINGTDYPTPDGTCVRDYIHVADLAEAHVVAARRLDAGEPLEPVYNLGSGDGVSVGEIMTAVADATGISFVPDVAPRRTGDPARIVASGELAARDLDWRMRHSLADMVTSAWEARRAATDA
- a CDS encoding O-antigen ligase, which gives rise to MSDTGSLKPLREFVGSARFAQALSLTAIGVALSTHLIRSLIGWPGLLAILAGLLALCAASLVARWRAVEWYGILPLSILVFVGWCAVSVLWSTTPGASAARVVYLIAFAIIGVYVALMRDTIQIVRAYGDVARVLLGVSLALEILSGILLDLPIRFLGIQGDITSLGPIQGIFGSRNLLGFIAVIALLTFIVEWRTHIVPKGRAIASIVLALVCVVLSGSPTAWVTLAVALVALAAIYGLRRVEPATRWRWQIALLATTVVVLVTVWLIRIRIIELLDARAEFDVRLDLWREASRYLALNPLQGWGWVGSWPASSPYLWIEAATGRQHTSALSAYVDVYFQVGVIGLLLFAALIGTALVRAWLLATGRRSVVYLWPALMLVAIAITSFAESFVLVEGGWMLLVVCAVKSARDMSWRDALASAR
- a CDS encoding O-antigen ligase, producing the protein MTPARRPALAGAYATFVLFTAFAGQFWRNLLGWWGFGAAVAIVVVGGIVLLVHVRPGWKWRRTPKSTLAFLLLAALSLLWSFYPGATALGLAILLVTTFAAVTLVLCLPWSRIVMSLASAIKWILALSIAFELWVAVFVREPLLPNFPDFDVTGEKLPMAFYWSRGLLLHGGPIEGIVASRNLLGMIALLGLIVFGCLLAAGSMRRAPGISWLVVAGLVFALTRSSTMILVAALVAVVLVFALWTRRVGAQHRRKVYWAAAGVVAASVTLLALSWNLLLQLFGKGEDLTGRTDIWASVIDLAQQRPIAGWGYVGYWVPWVEPFKDLAVRKGVTYLQAHNAWLDVWMQLGVLGLIAFLSIVIGAVWRSWFLAVDQPRDAAGRPLPYSTASLLPLLVLFALLGQSLAESRLLIEIGWLLLIAIAWGTKRRQWTNDPLPAVPRPARSRAVALAEPPTPTPPPSA
- a CDS encoding acyl-CoA dehydrogenase family protein codes for the protein MTFEPLASDFYSYESLLTAREQQAIAELRAWLEADVKPIVGDYWDRAEFPMQIVKPLAELGTLSYAWDETKPFENSAVFRGFVAMELARVDASVATFVGVQNGLATGTLSVCGSKEQRDEWIPKLASGEVIGAFGLTEPLSGSDSAQGLRTTAKRDGDSWVLNGEKRWIGNATFSDITIIWAKDVDDNQVKGFIVPTSTPGYSATKIEGKISLRAVQNANIVLDGVVVPESLRLQNANSFRDTASVLRLTRAEVAWAAVGTAMGAYEAAVKYAGERVQFGKPIGSHQLVQDLLVKSLGNITASLGMVVRVSEMLDRGEQRDEHSALAKAFTTARMRETVAWAREACGGNGITLEYDVARFFADAEALYSYEGTREMNTLIVGRSITGKAAFV
- a CDS encoding glycosyltransferase translates to MTPRISVALGTRNGAAYLADQLGSVLAQSTAVDEVVLSDDDSSDDTVALAERLIATHRDRGGRTELRVLRNSPALGVTANFEQALRAATGDLIALCDQDDVWRSDRIAAAVARFEADPDLQLVASDARLVDAQGEPLPHTLFDTLGVDAALRARFAGGGATDEMLKRNILTGATMMVRRELVELAVPFPASWVHDEWLGIVAAASGGALILEEPLIDYRQHGANEIGVTKLSLDGKLGRLRQPRTNRDARLLSRADDLHARAGGFADAAFVAATAEKLEHERVRSALPAARPARIAPVLREARTGRYSRYGLGAQDILRDLVQPV
- a CDS encoding GlxA family transcriptional regulator produces the protein MLRSVACIALDQMAPFEFGVVCEVFGIDRSAQGGPTFDFHVVAADPGPISTKLGFDVVVHEDLSFAYEADLVAVPASLIGSEPDERVLDVIRQAVARGAWVLSVCSGAFTLGHAGVLAGRRATTHWMYTDLMAETFPDTVVDPDVLFVQDEKVVTGAGTAAGIDAALHIVRTELGAAAANIVARRMVVPPQRDGGQSQFIQTPVPECRTDSFATVTAWMLEHLDEDLTVDLLARKALMSPRTFARRFRAETGTTPNAWLNRQRLLRAQQLLEETDLPLEEIARETGFGAAAVMRHHFVKVLQTTPTAYRRVFGGRPSSADERLVAQPA
- the manA gene encoding mannose-6-phosphate isomerase, class I — protein: MFVSIGNTPRDYAWGSTTAIAGFRGVPASGGPEAELWLGAHAGSPARITHPEALGHADLAEWIAADPVAALGPDHAAKGARLPFLLKVLAAAEPLSLQAHPTPEQARAGFAREEAEGPELTAFDRNYKDAFHKPELIVAVSDTFDALSGFRPLDEIAGVLRVLREADAASAAGEPEPGALDLLAEHLDTAEPLRDTVEWLLRDGRGGDTGEVAWVTERVTALAASAVALDSAYARSFETVGALAEVYPGDPGIVISLLLNRVRLVRGESLFLAAGNIHAYLEGLGIELMAASDNVLRGGLTPKHIDVDELLDVLDFTPIAPPRLSPERVGERVEAFRPDVPDFVLYRVDGAGASDAASAPIALDGPAIVVAEGGDVVVTGASGAAPVARGESLYVTPDESPVSVTGAGIAWIATTGR
- a CDS encoding WhiB family transcriptional regulator, yielding MSNPEYRSGVPDDWFVDPVRLGVPGVRPGAGDDNPLAWQSDALCAQTDPEAFFPEKGGSTRDAKKICTGCEVRAQCLEYALGNDERFGIWGGLSERERRKLRKRAV